A portion of the Streptomyces platensis genome contains these proteins:
- a CDS encoding DegT/DnrJ/EryC1/StrS family aminotransferase has product MRTVGTLKSAGVRAGDEVVVPAYGSAEVTRAVVELGAVPVFADVDGDSYCLDPAAVSDVVTSQTAAVVAVNRFGRRADAGWIREVGQRHGLLVLVEDEPGADPEGAELRRTHAAYLDSRLNGVGTPTPAAGHTYEQYVVRVPGNGRPDRDAFARTLRAKGVACRVPVLAPVYRMPGLRRDVFLPQTERAVDETLALPVHAGMSRRELHKMVGACNALGGLLQPAF; this is encoded by the coding sequence ATGCGGACAGTAGGAACGCTCAAGTCAGCCGGTGTGCGCGCGGGTGATGAGGTCGTGGTGCCGGCGTACGGCAGCGCCGAGGTGACCCGGGCCGTGGTGGAGTTGGGCGCGGTGCCGGTGTTCGCCGATGTGGACGGCGACAGCTACTGCCTCGACCCGGCCGCGGTGTCGGACGTGGTGACGAGTCAGACCGCGGCCGTCGTGGCGGTCAACCGCTTCGGGCGGCGGGCGGATGCCGGCTGGATCCGTGAAGTGGGCCAGCGGCACGGCCTGCTGGTGCTGGTGGAGGACGAGCCCGGGGCGGACCCGGAGGGCGCGGAGCTGCGCCGGACGCATGCGGCCTATCTGGACAGCAGGCTCAACGGGGTCGGAACGCCGACGCCGGCGGCGGGGCACACCTACGAGCAGTATGTGGTGCGGGTGCCGGGCAACGGGCGGCCGGACCGGGACGCGTTCGCGCGGACGTTGCGGGCCAAGGGGGTGGCGTGCCGGGTGCCCGTGCTGGCTCCGGTGTACCGGATGCCGGGGCTGCGGCGGGATGTGTTTCTGCCTCAGACGGAGCGCGCGGTGGACGAGACGCTGGCGCTGCCTGTGCATGCGGGGATGTCGCGGCGGGAGCTGCACAAGATGGTCGGTGCGTGCAATGCGCTGGGCGGATTGCTTCAGCCGGCGTTTTAG
- a CDS encoding YncE family protein, with the protein MTSTPAGKPGDLLAVVSQTGSTVTFFDAATHERLEVLPVPPQPHELCYDPDHRLLYCASTYRSGFYNAHQGRSHQITVIDVDTRSIVKTLDTAPDHAPHGLALDRARGRLYASVEATDTEPGGVLVLDTRTHARIGRISTMAPGPHWFAVTPDGRFGYTTNKEAPFVSVVDLERDECIGRVPVTGSEGLAVAPDGRHAYVAAPKANFTAPPSEPTGIHVIDTATHEIIRTLPTKGQVMPVHATSTGLLLAGELRLSSTAGGSLDAQLPGVLTVFAADTLAPVGEVEVGRAPLTITSSPDGRLGYVSANLSHTVTVVDLTTLSPLATLEVDRADMSGAHGLAYIESPQN; encoded by the coding sequence ATGACTTCCACACCCGCCGGCAAGCCCGGCGACCTGCTCGCCGTCGTCAGCCAGACCGGTTCGACCGTCACCTTCTTCGACGCCGCCACCCACGAACGTCTTGAGGTGCTGCCGGTCCCGCCGCAGCCCCATGAGCTCTGCTACGACCCGGACCACCGGCTGCTGTACTGCGCCAGCACCTACCGCTCCGGCTTCTACAACGCCCACCAGGGCCGGTCCCACCAGATCACCGTCATCGACGTCGACACCCGCAGCATCGTGAAGACCCTCGACACCGCCCCCGACCACGCCCCGCACGGTCTGGCCCTCGACCGCGCCCGCGGCCGGCTGTACGCCAGCGTGGAGGCCACCGACACCGAGCCCGGCGGCGTCCTGGTCCTCGACACCCGCACCCACGCCCGTATCGGCCGCATCTCCACGATGGCCCCCGGCCCGCACTGGTTCGCCGTCACCCCCGACGGACGGTTCGGCTACACCACCAACAAGGAAGCCCCGTTCGTCTCCGTCGTCGACCTCGAACGCGATGAGTGCATCGGCCGCGTCCCCGTCACCGGCAGCGAGGGCCTCGCCGTCGCCCCCGACGGCCGTCATGCGTACGTGGCGGCCCCGAAGGCCAACTTCACCGCCCCACCCTCCGAGCCGACGGGCATCCACGTCATCGACACCGCCACCCACGAGATCATCCGCACCCTCCCCACCAAGGGACAGGTCATGCCGGTCCACGCCACCTCGACCGGCCTGCTGCTGGCCGGCGAACTGCGCCTGAGCAGCACAGCCGGCGGCTCCCTGGACGCTCAACTTCCGGGAGTCCTGACCGTCTTCGCCGCCGATACCCTCGCCCCCGTGGGTGAGGTCGAGGTCGGCCGGGCACCCCTCACCATCACCTCCTCCCCCGACGGCCGCCTCGGCTATGTCTCCGCGAATCTCTCCCACACCGTCACCGTCGTCGACCTCACCACCCTGAGCCCGCTCGCCACCCTGGAAGTCGACCGCGCCGATATGTCGGGCGCCCACGGCCTGGCCTATATCGAATCCCCGCAAAACTGA
- a CDS encoding SpoIIE family protein phosphatase: MGEQITDTRMRRPVITARAAATFEPVGRSVATARAFVRDTLQGWGCADIVDDAVVLTSELVTNAVVHAGTAADVLCLRHDGGVKISVADRYPEREIPLQNAGQVVVHPDREGGRGLLLCGALASRWGVEYTAAQKHVWFQLDLPERPAGTRSAGPALPVDALPVTDARVRVAVIQIDRGGCISFWNEDAQDLFAYDPEQVIGKPLTDFAAWPHTPGTGTGIAEALQLSRWEGSYGIRGADGRVVPVYASHLRVRDADGEASTVCLLVRDHERAILQSPQRTPAPDAASQAAQAEGRPSDPFEVFIGSPAPDDLDGLLQRTVERARDMLDGDAAYLLLATDDETELEVRASTGLPSARQRFARVPVEAGSGRYGSARMPAVHEDLTAVPGAVPLLSGTGMRSVVTVPLKVEGRLTGSLGVAAEGAGRYTNEEALRLQFAADRIALAVERARLTELEKLRRGSLSFLVEASDLLAGTLDRDQTLALMAQMTVPTLATWCAVYTVADPTSEPELSYVLHEDEDRIDGLKTLLMKVDPPEPVPTPGARVWTAPSDAAHDAALRTSMRSLGLGNSARPSTGPGATLATASAVGGETVVLPLVARNRVIGMLTLGKPTEEHFRQEILELAEDLSRRAALALDNARLYSERTAISQSLQRSLLPPELPVIPGVEVEVIYRAAGEGNEVGGDFYDLFPIRDGAYGFAIGDVCGTGPEAAAVTGLARHALRLLAREGFGGPAVLERLNAAILDEGARSRFLTLLYGELWPQEDGSAVLKVVCAGHPLPLRLRQDGTVEPAAEPQPLLGVMDDLELYEQTVTLDPGDVLLCVTDGVTERREGTRMLGDDGLTDVLTTCTGLTAGAVAARVLRAVERFAAEPASDDMAILALRVPEFQAG, encoded by the coding sequence ATGGGGGAGCAGATCACCGACACACGCATGAGGAGACCAGTGATCACCGCGCGGGCCGCCGCAACCTTCGAGCCGGTCGGGCGCTCCGTCGCCACTGCCCGTGCGTTCGTCCGCGACACCCTCCAGGGCTGGGGCTGCGCCGACATCGTCGACGACGCCGTCGTCCTGACCAGTGAGCTGGTGACCAACGCGGTGGTGCACGCCGGCACCGCCGCCGATGTGCTGTGTCTGCGCCACGACGGCGGAGTGAAGATCTCCGTCGCCGACCGCTACCCCGAACGCGAGATCCCGCTCCAGAACGCCGGCCAGGTCGTCGTCCACCCCGACCGCGAGGGCGGCCGCGGCCTGCTGCTGTGCGGCGCGCTGGCCTCCCGCTGGGGCGTCGAGTACACCGCCGCCCAGAAGCACGTGTGGTTCCAGCTCGATCTGCCCGAGCGCCCGGCCGGCACCCGCTCCGCGGGCCCCGCGCTGCCCGTGGACGCCCTCCCGGTCACCGACGCCCGGGTCCGCGTCGCCGTGATCCAGATCGACCGCGGCGGCTGCATCAGCTTCTGGAACGAGGACGCCCAGGACCTCTTCGCCTATGACCCCGAGCAGGTCATCGGCAAACCGCTCACCGATTTCGCCGCCTGGCCGCACACCCCCGGCACCGGCACCGGCATCGCCGAGGCGCTCCAGCTGTCCCGCTGGGAGGGCTCCTACGGCATAAGGGGCGCCGACGGCCGGGTCGTCCCGGTCTACGCCTCCCACCTGCGCGTCCGCGACGCCGACGGCGAGGCCTCCACGGTCTGCCTCCTGGTGCGCGACCACGAACGCGCGATCCTCCAGAGCCCGCAGCGCACGCCCGCCCCGGACGCCGCCTCCCAGGCCGCCCAGGCCGAGGGACGCCCGTCCGACCCGTTCGAGGTCTTCATCGGCTCCCCGGCCCCGGACGACCTCGACGGCCTGCTCCAACGCACCGTCGAACGCGCCCGCGACATGCTCGACGGTGACGCCGCCTACCTCCTCCTGGCCACCGACGACGAGACCGAGCTGGAGGTCCGCGCCTCCACGGGCCTGCCCTCCGCCCGCCAGCGGTTCGCCCGCGTCCCCGTCGAGGCCGGATCCGGACGCTACGGCTCCGCCCGGATGCCCGCCGTCCACGAGGACCTCACCGCCGTCCCCGGCGCCGTCCCCCTCCTCAGCGGCACGGGCATGCGCTCGGTCGTCACCGTCCCGCTGAAGGTCGAGGGCCGGCTGACCGGCTCCCTCGGCGTCGCCGCGGAGGGCGCCGGCCGCTACACGAACGAGGAGGCGCTGCGGCTCCAGTTCGCCGCCGACCGCATCGCCCTCGCCGTCGAACGCGCCCGGCTGACCGAGCTGGAGAAGCTGCGCCGCGGTTCCCTCTCCTTCCTCGTCGAGGCCTCCGACCTCCTGGCCGGCACCCTCGACCGCGACCAGACCCTGGCCCTGATGGCCCAGATGACGGTCCCCACCCTCGCCACCTGGTGCGCGGTCTACACCGTCGCCGACCCGACCTCCGAGCCCGAACTCTCCTACGTCCTGCACGAGGACGAGGACCGTATCGACGGCCTCAAGACCCTGCTGATGAAGGTCGATCCGCCCGAGCCGGTGCCCACCCCCGGCGCGCGGGTATGGACCGCCCCCAGCGACGCCGCCCACGACGCCGCACTGCGCACCTCGATGCGCAGCCTCGGTCTGGGCAACTCCGCCCGCCCGTCCACCGGTCCGGGCGCCACGCTCGCCACCGCCTCCGCCGTCGGCGGCGAGACCGTCGTGCTCCCCCTCGTCGCCCGCAACCGCGTCATCGGCATGCTCACCCTGGGCAAGCCCACCGAGGAGCACTTCCGCCAGGAGATCCTGGAACTCGCCGAGGACCTCTCCCGCCGGGCCGCGCTCGCCCTGGACAACGCCCGCCTCTACTCCGAGCGCACGGCCATCAGCCAGTCCCTCCAGCGCAGCCTGCTGCCCCCCGAACTGCCCGTCATCCCCGGCGTGGAGGTCGAGGTCATCTACCGCGCGGCCGGTGAGGGCAACGAGGTCGGCGGCGACTTCTACGACCTGTTCCCCATCCGCGACGGCGCGTACGGCTTCGCCATCGGCGATGTCTGCGGCACGGGCCCGGAGGCCGCCGCGGTCACCGGCCTGGCCCGGCACGCACTGCGGCTGCTCGCCCGCGAGGGCTTCGGCGGCCCGGCCGTCCTGGAGCGCCTGAATGCCGCCATCCTCGACGAGGGCGCCCGCAGCCGCTTCCTGACGCTCCTTTACGGCGAGCTGTGGCCGCAGGAGGACGGCAGCGCCGTCCTCAAGGTCGTCTGCGCCGGCCATCCCCTGCCGCTCCGGCTGCGCCAGGACGGCACGGTCGAACCGGCCGCCGAACCCCAGCCGCTCCTCGGCGTCATGGACGACCTGGAGCTCTACGAACAGACCGTCACCCTCGACCCCGGCGACGTCCTGCTGTGTGTCACCGACGGCGTCACCGAACGCCGCGAGGGCACCCGCATGCTCGGCGACGACGGCCTCACCGACGTCCTGACGACCTGTACGGGCCTCACCGCCGGCGCGGTCGCCGCCCGCGTGCTGCGCGCCGTGGAACGCTTCGCCGCCGAACCCGCCTCCGACGACATGGCCATCCTCGCCCTGCGCGTCCCCGAGTTCCAGGCCGGCTGA